In Nicotiana tabacum cultivar K326 chromosome 19, ASM71507v2, whole genome shotgun sequence, one DNA window encodes the following:
- the LOC107768788 gene encoding 60S ribosomal protein L3-2-like (The RefSeq protein has 2 substitutions, 1 non-frameshifting indel and aligns at 95% coverage compared to this genomic sequence), with product MSHRKFEHPRHGSLGFLPRKRAARHRGKVKAFPKDDTTKPCRLTAFLGYKAGMTHIVRDVEKPGSKLHKKETCELVTIIETPPMIVVGVVGYVKTPRGLRCLSTVWAQHLSEEIKRRFYKNWCMSKKKAFAKYSKKYETDNWCMSKKKAFAKYSKKYETDDGKKDINAQLEKMKKYCCVIRVLAHTQIRKMKGLKQKKAHLMEIQVNGGDVSQKVDYAYGFFEKQIPVDAIFQKDEMIDIIGVTKGKGYEGVVTRWGVTRLPRKTHRGLRKVACIGAWHPARVSYTVARAGQNGYHHRTELNKKVYRLGKAGQESHSAITEFDRTEKDITPMGGFPHYGIVKEDFLLIKGCCVGPKKRVVTLRQSLLNQTSRVALEEIKLKFIDTSSKFGHGRFQTTQEKDKFYGRLKA from the exons ATGTCGCATCGCAAGTTTGAGCACCCAAGACACGGTTCTTTGGGATTTCTTCCAAGGAAAAGAGCAGCACGACACAGGGGCAAAG TGAAGGCTTTTCCCAAAGATGATACAACAAAACCTTGCAGGTTGACAGCTTTCCTTGGCTACAAAGCTGGTATGACTCATATTGTCAGAGATGTTGAAAAACCAGGGTCAA AACTCCATAAGAAAGAAACATGCGAAGCTGTTACCATAATTGAAACGcctcctatgattgttgttgggGTTGTTGGCTATGTGAAAACACCACGTGGCCTTCGCTGCCTTAGCACGGTCTGGGCTCAACATCTTAGTGAAGAGATTAAAAGGAGATTCTACAAGAACTGGTGCATGTCCAAAAAGAAGGCCTTTGCAAAGTACTCGAAGAAGTATGAAACTGATGATGGTAAGAAGGATATTAATGCGCaattggagaagatgaagaagtattGTTGTGTCATTCGTGTTTTGGCCCATACTCAG aTTAGAAAAATGAAAGGTCTCAAGCAAAAGAAGGCACATCTGATGGAGATTCAGGTTAATGGTGGGGATGTTTCCCAGAAGGTTGATTATGCTTATGGCTTCTTTGAGAAGCAGATTCCTGTTGATGCTATTTTCCAAAAGGATGAGATGATCGATATTATTGGTGTGACCAAAGGTAAGGGTTATGAGGGTGTGGTGACTCGTTGGGGTGTAACCCGTCTCCCACGTAAGACCCATCGTGGTCTTAGAAAGGTGGCTTGTATTGGTGCTTGGCATCCAGCACGGGTGTCATACACTGTAGCTAGGGCTGGGCAGAATGGTTATCACCATCGCACTGAGCTGAACAAGAAAGTCTACAGGCTGGGCAAGGCTGGTCAGGAGTCTCATTCTGCAATAACTGAGTTTGACAG GACTGAGAAGGATATCACGCCAATGGGTGGATTTCCTCATTATGGTATTGTGAAAGAAGACTTTCTGTTGATTAAGGGCTGCTGTGTTGGACCAAAGAAGCGTGTTGTGACTCTGAGGCAGTCTCTGTTGAATCAGACATCTAGGGTTGCATTGGAGGAGATCAAGCTCAAGTTCATTGACACATCCTCCAAGTTTGGCCATGGACGCTTCCAGACTACACAGGAGAAGGCTAAATTCTATGGACGTCTTAAAGCTTGA